Below is a window of Pirellulales bacterium DNA.
ACCTCAACGGCCTGAGCGCGACGGACGCGGGCGGTGCTTTCGACCCGGTGAACACGGCCTGGGATGTCGACAACGACGGCGACGGCAAGGTGGACAGCATTTGGGTCGACGTGGGCCTGCCCGTGCAGACCGACAGCCGCGGGCGGCGATTCAAGCCGCTGGCCGCCATCCTGTGCGTCGACATGGACGGCCGCCTGAACCTGAACACGCATAGTGGGCCTGATCTGCTGCGCGAACCGAACGGGACCTTGACGGGGAATCCGCGCCGGGGCGACCCCAGTTACACGTTTCGTGGGCCCTTTGCCAATCAGAGCGGCCAGGCCCAATTGCCGTTGGGGTCGGGCTTCGGCCCAGCCGACGTGCAGCTACCGGTCGTGTTTAACACCAGCACGACGACGATGCAGGAACTGCAGCAGCTCGTGTTCGGAAAGATCGACAACACGTTCGTCCCGCCGCGGATCACCGAGGGACGCAACGGCGAGGGCGTGCTGTTGAGCAACAACGCCTTGCCGATGCCGGGCCGGACGACGCTGTGGTCGCAGATGACGGCATCGTCGCAGCTCGGCATCGCCAGTGCCGACGACGACCAGGACGGCAACCCGGACGACGAATCGGAGCGGATGGCCACGATGTCTTCGGCCGGCACTTCTGTGCCGTTTATGCAGGACGACAATTTCCCGCCGCCGGCCACGCACTGGCTCCCCCTGGCGGCCAATAACCTCGATTCATTTCGCGGCAATGCCCTGCGCATGGGGCGGATGATCGTCAACGGGCGCGACCTGCTCGAAGTGGGCGGTGCCCGATCGATGGGTGTCGATATGGACGGCGACGGAAGCCTGGCGCTCGACCTGCGCGGGCTGCCGATGACGCCCTCGCAAGACGAGGGGAACGACGCGGTCGACGATCCCTATGAGCTCGACCCGAACGACGCGCGCGAAGCGCGGTTGGGCCAGATCGCGATCGATGCAACTTCCACGCGCATGAGCTTGATCGACGCGCTATTTCGGCCCACAGAATTGGAAGGACTACTACGGGCCTACGACTCGGACAGCGCCTTGCTTGCGCAGCGATTGTATACGCTCGCCCCCATCTCGCTTTCGCCAACGAGCGACGGCACGGCGGCGGCCATGTTCGCGGCGTCCGTTCGTCGACGGCTGCTGACCACGGAAAGCTGGGATTTGCCGATTTCGAACGGCATGCCCGTGCTGGCCGAGCTGTTGCCACTCAACACCGGAGCGGCCAGTTCGCTCGTGGGCAGTTCGACGGCAGCCCTCCAGGGCGAATTCAATCAGAACGTCTACGGATCGGGCGTTTCGCCGCTCTATTTCCGCAGCGGCAACTATTCGACGGTCTCGCTGATCGTCGGTTCGACGGCGGTCGCCAGCCTGAACGGCGCGAACCGCGAAATGATGGCGCCCAGCTATTTCGACGGTCTGAGGTTCGATCTGGACCGGCCGTTGGGTAACGCCTGGGACGACAACCAGAACGGTATCGTCGACGAGCCTGGCGAAACGTTGGGAGGTAACCCCGAGCCGTTGTGGGACGGCGCCCAAAGCCAGATCGGCGCGGTCACGCAGGATCTGAATAACGATGGTCGCCCGGACAACGTGGATCGCAATACCGACGGCTATATCGATGACAACGACGTATTGGTGCGGCACGCGATGGCCCGGCAATTGTTCGTAATGGCCATGATGTCGCGCAACGGCGCGATGAATGCGACCGGGTCCAGCGGGCGCGAATATACGCCGCAAGAACTGGCCCAATGGGCCGTGAACGTGGTCGACTACATCGACCGCGATTCGATCTGCACGGGCTTCGAGTACGACGCGAATCCGCTCGACGGCTGGGGGGTGGACGGCGACATCAAGACCGACGAATCGAGCTCGACCTGTCCGACTCGCCGCGTGGCCTGGGGGGTCGAGCGTCCGGAGTTGCTGATGACCGAGACGCTGGCCTTCCACGATCTGCGGACCGAGGACACGGCCAGCGACACGTCGAACAAGAAGCACTTCCCGGTGGGCACGCCCGGCAATGACACGAACCTCGACCAGGCTCGCCGGCCCGAGGGGACGCTGGTGGTCGAGTTGTTCAATCCGCAGGGCATCCGCCAGGCGCGGTCGGGCGAGTTCTACGCCAAGAAAAATACGACGTCGGGTGCCTGGGACCTGATCGCCGGTGTCAACCTGCGGGTCAAGGACCGGGCCACGAATGCCGATCCGGTCTGGCGGTTCGTCGTTTGGGAGAACAAGAACAATCGCAACGAAGATGAAATCAAGCAATTGCGTGCTTCGGCGAGTTTCCCCGACGAGGCGACGAACGATAACGCCGATCTGACGTTCGACGACGCGAACGACTACAAGATCGAGCGTTCGATCTACTTTACGCCGCCGTCGAATCCGACGGCGCCGGAGCACGGGGAGATTGCCTACTATCCCTCGACGACCGAGCTGACTCGCGACGCCATCGTCGAGCCGGGTGCCTACGCCGTGATCGGCCCTGCCGAGTCGACCATGCAGGCGATCGTGATGGGGGGCGACCTCAGTTCCACGTCGAACGTCAAGCTGGAGTTCAAGCCGCCGCAACCGCAGGTCGCGGCGTCCGACCCTTACACGTTCGACGTCATCCAGGACCTGGTCGCGACGGGCTATCCGAAACACAAGAAAGACGGCAGTTCGCTCTCGGGCAGTGAAGAGTCGATTCGCCCACCGGTGGGCGTGGTGGTCGACACTTCGAGCGCCGGCACGGCCTTGCGGATGAGCATTTCGGAGCCGACTGCGGCGACCATTTATAATGGAGGGAACTTGCAGCCCGACGGCACGCTCTCGCCGCCGGAGAATGAACCCTTCGACAAGCAAGCTGCCGAAGAGTGGTACAGCGCGGCCGACGCGGACGGCGACGGTGACCTGGGCCCCTCGCCCACCAGCGGGTTGGAGTCGGATGCGAAGTCCGACGACGACCAGGACAATATCGCTACCCCGGACTACGGTACGAAGCAGCACAACTACCGGCACCTGGTGCTGCAGCGTCTGGCGAATCCGGCGCTGCCGTACAACAAGCTCACCAATCCTTATATCACGGTCGACTGGATGCCGTTGGACCTGTCGCTGTTCAACAGTACCTTCAGCAGTACGGCCGCAAAGATTCAAACCCGGCAGCGAAGCGGCGCGTCGTACAACTTGTTTGCCGAGGAAGAATTCACCGGCACGCAGAAGAGTGCCGCGCTGACCGAGCGGCTCAAGCACACTCTGGGCTTTCTCAACGACGCCTGGCATTCGGCGTCTGCGATGGGCGCACACCGCTGGTGGACTCCTAGCACGCTTGCGGCGCTCGACCCGAAGAATCTCGCCTTGAACAACCTGGGATACGACGAAGACTATTTCGTCGGTCAGCCCAAGGACGCGCAATTCCCGTGGCTGATCCTGCCGAACCGGCCGTTGGTCAGCCCGTACGAGTTGATGCTGGTGCCGAAGTCGACGCCGAGCCGGTTGTTGGCCGAGTTTTCGCGAGCCCTGAATCTCACGAGCAACACGATCTATTCCGATAAACAGGGCCGCTTCTCGCACCTATTGAATTTCTTCGGTGCCAGCGAGAAGGGATTTCCCTCGACGCCGAAACTGCAGAACGATTTGTTCCGCATGTTCGATTTCGTGAACGTCCGGTCGCGATTCTCCGGCACCGAAGTGTTGCTCAACACGCAACAATTCGCCGGCTATCCCACCGGAAACCCGGTGAATCCCAGTGCGCCAAACGATCTGCTCTTCGGCTGGTTCGAAGGCACCACTGGCCAATTCGAGCGCTGCTTCCGCCCACCGTTCAACCGGATTTCGACCTATCGTGAACCAGGGCGAGTGAACCTGAATACGATCTTCGACGATGGCTGGACCATACAGGCCCTGGCCGGCGGATTATATAACTCCGCCGCGCACTCCAGCGTCGATCTGTGGCGGCGGACCATCATGAGTCGCCGCGGCTACGCAGCACCGGGGGCGGGCGGAACCCTTCAGTACTACCAAGAACTGACCCGGCATACGAGCACCTTCCCCAGTCTAGTGTCCAATCCATTCCGTGGCTTCAGCGGCGGCGAATTGGCCCCCGTGGTTCCGCCGACGGCCATGGCGCCCAAGGACAAGCTGCAGCGCCCGGGCATCAACTGCACGCTACTCCGGCCCGATCCCATCACTCCCGCGGACCTGGACGATCGAAACGATCCCGATCCGAGCGGGGCCCAAGAAGGGCTGTTCGAATTGACCGGTTCGACCGCGGCCGACCGGCCAAGTTCGAACCCTGCGTTCCGCTACGCGCTCTACAATCGCTTGGGGAACACGGTCACGACCCGGTCGAATGTGTACGCCGTGTGGATCACGGTCGGGTACTTCGAGGTGGAGCCGGTACCGTTGAATCCGGATAACAATCCGAACGACCCGGTGGCGAGCTACTACTCGGGCCTGGGGTACAACGCCGACGAAATGGCTGCGGTCTTCCCCGATGGCTATCGCCTGAAGGGGGAACTGGGCAGCGACACGGGCGACATCGTGCGGCACCGCGCGTTCTACCTCATCGATCGGACGATCCCGGTCGCCTTCGAACGCGGCGAAACCCACAACGCTCGCAACGCGATCATCCTGCGACGGTCGGTCGACTGATTCGCGGCCAGATCGTCAAGGTGGCAAGAAAGAAAATCGCGCCGGGGGACGGGGCCCATCAGCCCTTTCCCCGGCGCTGTTGTTTTTGATCGCAGGCCGGGACGATTGCTACTTGGCTGCCGCCGGGGCAAGAGCGTGTTCGGCCAGGAAGGCCTGCAACTCCTTGAGAAACAGCGGGTCGCCGAAGGCCTGCATGTGATCGGCGCCCGGGATGCGCACGACCTTCAAGTGCGGCATCACGCCGACGAGTCGGTCGACGCCCTCTTCGAGCGGGTCGGCATCGCCGATCAAGGCGAGCACCGGCACCTGATTGGCGCGGATCTTCTCCTCGCTGATGCTCAAGGCCGGCATGGCCCGCGCGACGGCCGCCAGGGCCTTCGTGTCGTTGACCAGCATGAACATCTGGTCGACCGCGCGAAGCTGTTCATCGGTGGGGCGCGGACGATCGGGCGGGATCAAGCGCTCGATCAACGGGCGAATACTGCCCTTGGTTTCCAGCGACTCGGCCAGTTCGCCGAGAAACGCGAAGCTCTCGTCGTTTTCGCGCACCCAGCCCATGCCGCCGAGCGTGGCGGTGATGAACCGCTCGGGATGCATGCTCAAGAGCTTATTGGTGATCATCCCACCCATCGAATAGCCGACGATGTGCGCGCGGTCGATTCCCAAGTGGTCGAGCAGCCGCACGGGGTCGGCGGCCATTTCGAGACCGTAATCCTTCGGGTCGTGCGGCTTGCCGCTGCCGCCGTGCCCGCGATTGTCGAGCGCGATCACGCGGTAGTTCTTGGCGAGTGCGTCGAGGATGCCGGGCGCGCGCCATTGTTGCTCGATGTTGGCGGTGAAGCCGTGGATCAAGAGCACCGGCTCACCTTGGCCGACGTCGACGTAACGAATTTTGACGCCGGCCGAGTCGAAGAAACGATGTTCGAGCTTGGGCTTCGCGGCGGCGTCGGCCGGCGCCAAGCCGTTGGTCGAGTCCGCAGCCGGGGGGGCTGCGGCGCGAGGCTCGTCCCCCAGAACCGCCGAAGGCAACCCAAGCAAACCGCAGACGAGCAGCAGACGGCAAACCATGGCAGGGCTCCAAGGGGACAGGAAGTTGCCGCCGGCGGGGCGAATGACCATCCGCCGAAGGCAGTCGGCTGATGCGCCCAATCTAGCGGCCCCGGCTGGAGATTGCACGGCAATGCGCCTTGCCTCCCAGCATGGCATTCCTGCGTAGCAACTGGGCAATACCCTCCTCTCGATGCCCGATTCGTATGTCGCGGCGGCGGCCATGCAGCGACGGAACGTCTTATGCGCCCGAAGCATACGGCGCAAAGCCGACCGTGCGACCAAGGGTGCGGCCGATCGAGGCATGCGACTTGCTCTAATTGCTGTATGCGGGCGAAAGCTGTTCGAGGCACTCCGGTCATGACCCCTGGAAGGCGCTCCTATGCGGTTCAGCGGCTACACGTGCGACGGATTCTACGACGAAGTGTTCGAAAGCGAGGGCGTACCGCGTGGTCCGGCGGCCAACCTGGTCCGGCGGATCGAAGGGCTTTCCGACGGTGAATTGCGCCGCCGCCAGCAGGCCGCCGATCGGACGTTGATGGACATGGGCATCACGTTCAACGTCTATGGCCACGAAGCCGGTACCGAGCGCGTCTGGCCCTTCGACATCGTGCCCCGCATCATCGACCGCGACGATTGGTCGTTTCTCGAGCGCGGGCTCCAGCAGCGCATTCATGCGCTGAACCTGTTCATCGACGACATCTACAACGAGCAGCGGATCTTGCGCGACGGCGTCGTGCCGAGCGAGCTGATCCTGGGCGCGAAATGCTTCATGCAACCCTGTGTCGGCCTGAGACCGCCGGGCGGCGTGTGGTGCCATGTGACCGGCACCGATCTGGTGCGCGACGGCGACGGGCAGATGTACGTCCTCGAAGACAATCTGCGCTGCCCGTCGGGCGTGTCCTACGTGCTCGAAAACCGCGAGGTCATGAAACGCACGTTCCCACAGGTCTTCGAAGGTCTTCCGGTCGTGCCGGTCGAGGACTATCCCGAGCGCCTGCTGATGGCCTTGCAGCGCGTCGCGCCGCCGGGTGCGTCGGAGGTGAACGTCGTGCTCCTGACGCCGGGCATTTACAACTCGGCCTACTTCGAACACTCGTTCCTGGCCCGGCAGATGGGTATTGAACTGGTCGAAGGCCGCGACCTGGTCGTGATCGACAAATTTGTCTACATGCGGACAACCAAGGGGCTCAAGCGCGTCGACGTGATCTATCGCCGCATCGACGACACGTTCCTCGACCCGAAGGTCTTCAATCCCGATTCGCTGCTCGGCGTGCCTGGGCTGATGGAGGCTTATCACTCGGGCCGGGTCGCGCTGGCCAACGCGCCGGGTACCGGCATCGCCGACGACAAAGCGGTCTATGCTTACGTGCCGCAGATCATCCGGTACTATCTGGGCGAGGACATCCTGTTGCCCAACGTGCCCACGTATCTCTGCGCCGACGAACAACAACGGCAGCACGTGCTGGCGAATCTCGACCAGCTGGTGATCAAGCCGACGAACGAGTCGGGAGGATATGGCATCGTGCTTGGCCCGCGGGCCAGCAAGGCCGAGTTGGAGGAGTGTGCCGCGCATATCCAGGCCAATCCGCGGAACTACATTGCCCAGCCGATGCTCGCGCTGTCGCGGGTGCCGTCGCTGGTCGATGACCATTTCGAGGGGCGCCACGTCGATCTCCGACCCTTCATCCTCTATGGCCAGGAAATCTATGTCCTGCCCGGCGGCTTGACGCGCGTGGCGCTGAAAAAAGGTTCGCTGGTCGTGAACTCTTCACAAGGCGGCGGCAGCAAAGACACCTGGGTCTTGCGCAGCCGCAAGGCAGATGACTCGAATTCGTGCGTGCCGGGTCCCCATGCGACCAGCACTCAAATGGTATGTTCTTCCTGATCGCGGTTCGCGTTTGATCCTTCTGGCGCTAGGCGGCGTATCTGTATGCTCAGTCGAGTGGCGAGTTGTGTTTATTGGATGGCCCGATACCTGGAACGGGCCGAGGACGTGGCACGTTTTGTCGAAGTCAATTTGCAATTGACTCTCGACTTGGCCGGCAGCGTGCACGAGCAGTGGGAGCCGCTGGTGTTCACCACCGGCGATCAGGAAGAGTTCCGCTCCCGCTATGGCACCGCCACGCAGGGCAGCGTGGTGCATTTTCTCACGTATGACACGACGAACCCCAACTCGATCCTCTCGTGCCTGCGTTACGCCCGCGAGAATGCCCGGGCGATTCGCGAGATCATCCCGACGCCCGTGTTCGAAGAGCTCAACAAGTTCTATTGGTTCGTCCGCGATTCGGGCGGGCAGCAGCCGACCGAGGCGTCGTACGAGCTGTTTCAGCAGATCAAGCGGCGCGCCCAGTTGATCGTCGGCATCGAGGACGCGACGATGTCGCGCGGCGAGGCCTGGCATTTTGCCCAGTTGGGTCGCTATCTCGAACGCGCCGACAAGACCTCGCGCATCCTCGACGTCAAATACTACATCCTGCTGCCGGCGGTGCAGGACGTCGGCACCACGCTCGACGTTGTGCAATGGTCGGCGCTGCTCAAATCGACCGGCGCCTTGGAGATGTACCGCAAGCGCTGGGGCCGGATCGCCAGCGAGCACGTCGTCGATTTTCTCGTGCTCGACGGCGATTTTCCCCGCGCGATGCGCTATTGCCTGATCCAGGCCGAACAATCCCTGGCGCGGGTGGCCGGCGGCCCGATCGGTTCCTACCGCAACGCGGCCCAGCGCCGGCTCGGCCAATTGCGCGCCGAACTCGACTTTGCCCAGGTGGAAGAGATCATCGACCGCGGACTGCACGAGTTTATCGATCACTTTCAAACGCGGCTCAACGGCGTGGGCGGTGCGGTGCACGATGCGTTCTTCGCCGTGCAGCCGCTCGAAGCGGTGAATCACTTTGCCGGGCGGGGAGCCTAGATGACGTTCTGCGTGGCCATGAAGGTCGAAGATGGGCTCGTCGGCATCGCCGATACGCGGATCACGACGGGGTCCGAGTGCATTACGGCCCGCAAGCTGACGGTCTTGCACCACGCGGGGCACGATCTATTCCTGCTCACGAGCGGTCTGCGTAGCGTGCGTGACAAGGCGCTGACCTATTTCGAGGAAGAGCTCGAGAATAGCGAGACGACTTACGACCGGCTTTACAAGGCGCTCAATGCCTTGGCCGAGCAGACGCGGCGCGTCGCGGCCGAAGACCGCCCCGCGCTCGAGGCGGCCAACCTGATGTTCAACTTTTACGCCCTGGTCGGCGGCCAGCTCGAACACGACAAGGAGCCCAAGCTGTACCTGCTCTACCCGCAAGGCAATTGGGTCGAAGTCGGGCCGGGCACGCCATATTGCATCATCGGCGAGACGGGCTACGGCAAACCGATTCTCGATCGCACATTGAAGTACAGCGACTCGCTCGAATTCGCGCTCAAGGTCGGCGCACTGGCCTTCGATTCGACCCGGATTTCCAGCGCTACGGTCGATTTCCCGCTCGACACGGTGATTTACGACTCCGGCAGCCGGCAAATGATTCAGTGCCGCTACGACAAGGCGGAAATGGGCGAGAGCTCATCGTGGTGGCAGGAAAGGCTGCGGGCTTCGCTCAATGAGCTTCCCTCGGGCTGGACCGAAAAATTGCTGGGTCAACTGCGCCCAGGAGTCCGGCACGGCACGATTCCCCTGACCCCGCCGCGCTCCGGTTGAGCGCCCTTCATGAGGATCGGCATGCTCTTCCACATCAAGCACACGACGCGCTACAGCTACAGTGCGCCGGTGTTTTGTGAACCGCTGACGCTCCGGCTCCAGCCGCGCAGCGAGGGGGGCCAGCGCCTGCTGCGCTATCGCTTGTGGATCGAGCCGCGGCCCGCCGGCGTCTGTACCTGCCTGGAACACGACGGCAGCACCGTCGAACGCGTCTGGTTCGACGGCACGAATGCCGCCTTGACGGTCACGTCGATGTCCGTCGTCGAAACGCTGCGAACCAACCCGTTCGACTACCTGTTGGAGCCGCGGGCGATGCACTTGGCCACGCTCTACACCGCGGCCGAGCGCGAACTGCTCGCGCCA
It encodes the following:
- a CDS encoding alpha-E domain-containing protein; translation: MLSRVASCVYWMARYLERAEDVARFVEVNLQLTLDLAGSVHEQWEPLVFTTGDQEEFRSRYGTATQGSVVHFLTYDTTNPNSILSCLRYARENARAIREIIPTPVFEELNKFYWFVRDSGGQQPTEASYELFQQIKRRAQLIVGIEDATMSRGEAWHFAQLGRYLERADKTSRILDVKYYILLPAVQDVGTTLDVVQWSALLKSTGALEMYRKRWGRIASEHVVDFLVLDGDFPRAMRYCLIQAEQSLARVAGGPIGSYRNAAQRRLGQLRAELDFAQVEEIIDRGLHEFIDHFQTRLNGVGGAVHDAFFAVQPLEAVNHFAGRGA
- a CDS encoding proteasome-type protease codes for the protein MTFCVAMKVEDGLVGIADTRITTGSECITARKLTVLHHAGHDLFLLTSGLRSVRDKALTYFEEELENSETTYDRLYKALNALAEQTRRVAAEDRPALEAANLMFNFYALVGGQLEHDKEPKLYLLYPQGNWVEVGPGTPYCIIGETGYGKPILDRTLKYSDSLEFALKVGALAFDSTRISSATVDFPLDTVIYDSGSRQMIQCRYDKAEMGESSSWWQERLRASLNELPSGWTEKLLGQLRPGVRHGTIPLTPPRSG
- a CDS encoding circularly permuted type 2 ATP-grasp protein, whose amino-acid sequence is MRFSGYTCDGFYDEVFESEGVPRGPAANLVRRIEGLSDGELRRRQQAADRTLMDMGITFNVYGHEAGTERVWPFDIVPRIIDRDDWSFLERGLQQRIHALNLFIDDIYNEQRILRDGVVPSELILGAKCFMQPCVGLRPPGGVWCHVTGTDLVRDGDGQMYVLEDNLRCPSGVSYVLENREVMKRTFPQVFEGLPVVPVEDYPERLLMALQRVAPPGASEVNVVLLTPGIYNSAYFEHSFLARQMGIELVEGRDLVVIDKFVYMRTTKGLKRVDVIYRRIDDTFLDPKVFNPDSLLGVPGLMEAYHSGRVALANAPGTGIADDKAVYAYVPQIIRYYLGEDILLPNVPTYLCADEQQRQHVLANLDQLVIKPTNESGGYGIVLGPRASKAELEECAAHIQANPRNYIAQPMLALSRVPSLVDDHFEGRHVDLRPFILYGQEIYVLPGGLTRVALKKGSLVVNSSQGGGSKDTWVLRSRKADDSNSCVPGPHATSTQMVCSS
- a CDS encoding alpha/beta hydrolase, whose translation is MVCRLLLVCGLLGLPSAVLGDEPRAAAPPAADSTNGLAPADAAAKPKLEHRFFDSAGVKIRYVDVGQGEPVLLIHGFTANIEQQWRAPGILDALAKNYRVIALDNRGHGGSGKPHDPKDYGLEMAADPVRLLDHLGIDRAHIVGYSMGGMITNKLLSMHPERFITATLGGMGWVRENDESFAFLGELAESLETKGSIRPLIERLIPPDRPRPTDEQLRAVDQMFMLVNDTKALAAVARAMPALSISEEKIRANQVPVLALIGDADPLEEGVDRLVGVMPHLKVVRIPGADHMQAFGDPLFLKELQAFLAEHALAPAAAK